A single region of the Hylaeus volcanicus isolate JK05 chromosome 5, UHH_iyHylVolc1.0_haploid, whole genome shotgun sequence genome encodes:
- the LOC128876461 gene encoding protein CASC3-like isoform X1: MSDTRRRRKSNQSCGSDDLSDSGEELNATKETQSSEQTSGHQDSECDVYPSDSDVESQDGASQDGASQDGASQDGALRESGDGQEEEKPQKKLDDDEDRRNPQYIPKKGTFYEHDDRTADEVTDNNAEPPNERETKEKKVWKDKEDRWDHDRYNDEEQAPKSHEELIAVYGYDIRNEEGPPRARRRRRYGRGPNKYTRNWEDEDAYGKPGTNVTTRNKRFNRSGEDFPALGTNKNASPQVEEPVISSAWYSSKNKSQNKVQNFPPLQTQGDSPNTKSSSTSNAHTNENKAPNEPTNPAWKKDTKNSSHTQSSNGNTGAGGDADQLVNAKTSPRDNNKRNVQESVSLAASRTRGRGFRTSVNNNMVTNRTVETKPKGRGAGPITAENKRNSTIQNDDEQQITHDMKHISVNDGTQYHQSGRHNKNFYGQSSNQQRSSTVPPRMQQQQSHTQQQQQSPQQQSIQQQQDGAANRPKRYSSLRQRPTVSENPGQQNYTPQHTQHGQHNQHNQHNQHNQHGYFPPQAGNSRGVLESQGYPQGHFEQPAPVAAAAAPIAAQPVIPLPPNGQPASYAPPPFLVPPPQFISPQTAPPSIINYVSGPNGPAFQPNYQGYQGYSPPVQPQRPPPPQELFQPQGCTYYSPAQQQQQQQQSAPMRRPKAAIPILPPPDNQHQSSRGRGRSMQQQQMNQPGNMQQTDQEVKDNLVQDEQKTITEQFDSTLIDEQTVQLEETEKNEDLSAITNTVIEDERKNVTDVDIDTIVDSQVVTSDPIKEIYANDSMKVTIDDQNIIPPKSLHTVMEKTEKDSSVTEIATPESTVVEEAAA, encoded by the exons AGCAGCGAACAAACCAGTGGGCACCAGGATTCAGAGTGTGACGTATATCCATCTGATTCGGATGTTGAATCTCAGGATGGTGCATCTCAAGATGGTGCATCTCAAGATGGTGCATCTCAAGATGGTGCGCTAAGGGAGAGTGGAGATGGCcaggaagaagagaaacctCAAAAGAAGTTAGATGATGATGAAGATAGAAGGAATCCACAGTACATTCCTAAAAAAGGAACATTTTATGAGCACGATGATCGAACTGCAGATGAAGTTACAGATAATAATGCAGAGCCACCAAATGAGAGGGAAaccaaagaaaagaaagtatgGAAAGATAAAGAAGACAGATGGGATCATGATCGATATAACGATGAAGAGCAAGCACCAAAGAGTCATGAAGAGTTGATAGCAGTTTATGGATATGATATAAGGAACGAGGAAGGCCCACCCAGAgctcgaagaagaagaagatatGG CCGTGGTcctaataaatatacacgtaATTGGGAAGATGAAGATGCGTATGGAAAACCAGGGACTAATGTTACCACCAGAAATAAACGGTTTAATAGAAGCGGTGAAGATTTTCCTGCTCTAGGAACTAATAAGAACGCTTCCCCACAAGTAGAAGAACCAGTAATTTCATCAGCTTGGTACAGTAGTAAAAACAAATCCCAGAATAAAGTACAAAACTTTCCACCCTTGCAAACTCAGGGTGATAGTCCAAATACAAAATCTAGCAGTACATCTAATGCTCACAC aaatgaaaataaagctCCTAATGAGCCTACAAATCCAGCCTGGAAGAAGGACACAAAGAATTCGTCGCATACTCAAAGCAGCAATGGAAATACTGGAGCAGGTGGTGATGCAGATCAGTTGGTTAATGCGAAAACGTCTCCAAGAGATAATAACAAGAGGAACGTCCAAGAGTCTGTAAGCTTGGCAGCTAGTAGAACTCGGGGGCGAGGATTCAGGACGAGCGTTAATAACAATATGGTCACCAATAGAACGGTTGAGACTAAACCAAAGGGACGTGGAGCGGGCCCAATCACCGCtgagaataaaagaaatagtaCTATACAGAACGACGATGAACAGCAAATTACGCACGATATGAAACATATTAGCGTTAATGATGGTACACAGTATCACCAAAGTGGAAGACACAACA AGAACTTTTATGGACAGTCGTCTAACCAACAGAGATCGAGCACAGTACCTCCAAGAATGCAGCAACAGCAGTCTCATacacagcaacagcaacaatcGCCGCAACAACAATCGATTCAACAGCAGCAAGACGGTGCTGCTAACAGACCGAAACGATACTCCAGTTTACGGCAACGCCCTACCGTGTCTGAGAATCCGGGACAACAGAATTACACACCACAACACACACAGCACGGGCAACACAATCAACATAATCAACATAATCAACACAATCAACATGGATATTTCCCTCCTCAAG CTGGAAATTCAAGAGGTGTTTTAGAGTCGCAAG GATATCCACAAGGTCATTTCGAACAACCCGCGCCTGTTGCTGCCGCAGCCGCTCCCATAGCTGCACAACCTGTTATTCCTTTGCCACCCAATGGTCAACCTGCTAGCTATGCTCCACCACCGTTTTTGGTACCGCCACCGCAGTTTATTTCTCCTCAGACGGCTCCACctagtataattaattatgtttccGGTCCGAACGGACCAGCATTTCAACCAAATTATCAAGGTTATCAAGGATACAGTCCACCGGTGCAG CCACAACGTCCCCCACCACCGCAAGAATTGTTTCAACCGCAAGGTTGTACTTACTACAGTCCAGcacagcaacaacaacagcaacagcagtCGGCTCCAATGAGACGGCCCAAGGCTGCTATTCCAATTCTCCCACCACCGGACAATCAACATCAGAGTAGTAGAGGGAGAGGTAGAAGCATGCAGCAACAACAAATGAATCAACCCGGTAATATGCAACAAACTGACCAAGAGGTCAAAGATAATTTGGTGCAAGACGAACAAAAAACTATAACGGAGCAGTTTGATAGTACGTTGATCGACGAACAGACTGTGCAACTTgaagaaacggagaaaaatgaagatttaAGTGCAATAACGAATACTGTGATCGaggacgaaagaaaaaatgttacagaCGTTGATATCGATACAATCGTGGACTCGCAAGTTGTTACGTCGGatccaataaaagaaatatacgcTAACGATTCGATGAAGGTTACTATAGATGATCAAAATATTATACCTCCTAAATCTTTGCATACAGTCATGGAAAAGACTGAGAAAGATTCAAGCGTAACTGAAATCGCTACGCCTGAAAGCACAGTTGTGGAAGAAGCAGCAGCTTGA
- the LOC128876461 gene encoding protein CASC3-like isoform X2: MSDTRRRRKSNQSCGSDDLSDSGEELNATKETQSSEQTSGHQDSECDVYPSDSDVESQDGASQDGASQDGASQDGALRESGDGQEEEKPQKKLDDDEDRRNPQYIPKKGTFYEHDDRTADEVTDNNAEPPNERETKEKKVWKDKEDRWDHDRYNDEEQAPKSHEELIAVYGYDIRNEEGPPRARRRRRYGRGPNKYTRNWEDEDAYGKPGTNVTTRNKRFNRSGEDFPALGTNKNASPQVEEPVISSAWYSSKNKSQNKVQNFPPLQTQGDSPNTKSSSTSNAHTNENKAPNEPTNPAWKKDTKNSSHTQSSNGNTGAGGDADQLVNAKTSPRDNNKRNVQESVSLAASRTRGRGFRTSVNNNMVTNRTVETKPKGRGAGPITAENKRNSTIQNDDEQQITHDMKHISVNDGTQYHQSGRHNKNFYGQSSNQQRSSTVPPRMQQQQSHTQQQQQSPQQQSIQQQQDGAANRPKRYSSLRQRPTVSENPGQQNYTPQHTQHGQHNQHNQHNQHNQHGYFPPQGYPQGHFEQPAPVAAAAAPIAAQPVIPLPPNGQPASYAPPPFLVPPPQFISPQTAPPSIINYVSGPNGPAFQPNYQGYQGYSPPVQPQRPPPPQELFQPQGCTYYSPAQQQQQQQQSAPMRRPKAAIPILPPPDNQHQSSRGRGRSMQQQQMNQPGNMQQTDQEVKDNLVQDEQKTITEQFDSTLIDEQTVQLEETEKNEDLSAITNTVIEDERKNVTDVDIDTIVDSQVVTSDPIKEIYANDSMKVTIDDQNIIPPKSLHTVMEKTEKDSSVTEIATPESTVVEEAAA, from the exons AGCAGCGAACAAACCAGTGGGCACCAGGATTCAGAGTGTGACGTATATCCATCTGATTCGGATGTTGAATCTCAGGATGGTGCATCTCAAGATGGTGCATCTCAAGATGGTGCATCTCAAGATGGTGCGCTAAGGGAGAGTGGAGATGGCcaggaagaagagaaacctCAAAAGAAGTTAGATGATGATGAAGATAGAAGGAATCCACAGTACATTCCTAAAAAAGGAACATTTTATGAGCACGATGATCGAACTGCAGATGAAGTTACAGATAATAATGCAGAGCCACCAAATGAGAGGGAAaccaaagaaaagaaagtatgGAAAGATAAAGAAGACAGATGGGATCATGATCGATATAACGATGAAGAGCAAGCACCAAAGAGTCATGAAGAGTTGATAGCAGTTTATGGATATGATATAAGGAACGAGGAAGGCCCACCCAGAgctcgaagaagaagaagatatGG CCGTGGTcctaataaatatacacgtaATTGGGAAGATGAAGATGCGTATGGAAAACCAGGGACTAATGTTACCACCAGAAATAAACGGTTTAATAGAAGCGGTGAAGATTTTCCTGCTCTAGGAACTAATAAGAACGCTTCCCCACAAGTAGAAGAACCAGTAATTTCATCAGCTTGGTACAGTAGTAAAAACAAATCCCAGAATAAAGTACAAAACTTTCCACCCTTGCAAACTCAGGGTGATAGTCCAAATACAAAATCTAGCAGTACATCTAATGCTCACAC aaatgaaaataaagctCCTAATGAGCCTACAAATCCAGCCTGGAAGAAGGACACAAAGAATTCGTCGCATACTCAAAGCAGCAATGGAAATACTGGAGCAGGTGGTGATGCAGATCAGTTGGTTAATGCGAAAACGTCTCCAAGAGATAATAACAAGAGGAACGTCCAAGAGTCTGTAAGCTTGGCAGCTAGTAGAACTCGGGGGCGAGGATTCAGGACGAGCGTTAATAACAATATGGTCACCAATAGAACGGTTGAGACTAAACCAAAGGGACGTGGAGCGGGCCCAATCACCGCtgagaataaaagaaatagtaCTATACAGAACGACGATGAACAGCAAATTACGCACGATATGAAACATATTAGCGTTAATGATGGTACACAGTATCACCAAAGTGGAAGACACAACA AGAACTTTTATGGACAGTCGTCTAACCAACAGAGATCGAGCACAGTACCTCCAAGAATGCAGCAACAGCAGTCTCATacacagcaacagcaacaatcGCCGCAACAACAATCGATTCAACAGCAGCAAGACGGTGCTGCTAACAGACCGAAACGATACTCCAGTTTACGGCAACGCCCTACCGTGTCTGAGAATCCGGGACAACAGAATTACACACCACAACACACACAGCACGGGCAACACAATCAACATAATCAACATAATCAACACAATCAACATGGATATTTCCCTCCTCAAG GATATCCACAAGGTCATTTCGAACAACCCGCGCCTGTTGCTGCCGCAGCCGCTCCCATAGCTGCACAACCTGTTATTCCTTTGCCACCCAATGGTCAACCTGCTAGCTATGCTCCACCACCGTTTTTGGTACCGCCACCGCAGTTTATTTCTCCTCAGACGGCTCCACctagtataattaattatgtttccGGTCCGAACGGACCAGCATTTCAACCAAATTATCAAGGTTATCAAGGATACAGTCCACCGGTGCAG CCACAACGTCCCCCACCACCGCAAGAATTGTTTCAACCGCAAGGTTGTACTTACTACAGTCCAGcacagcaacaacaacagcaacagcagtCGGCTCCAATGAGACGGCCCAAGGCTGCTATTCCAATTCTCCCACCACCGGACAATCAACATCAGAGTAGTAGAGGGAGAGGTAGAAGCATGCAGCAACAACAAATGAATCAACCCGGTAATATGCAACAAACTGACCAAGAGGTCAAAGATAATTTGGTGCAAGACGAACAAAAAACTATAACGGAGCAGTTTGATAGTACGTTGATCGACGAACAGACTGTGCAACTTgaagaaacggagaaaaatgaagatttaAGTGCAATAACGAATACTGTGATCGaggacgaaagaaaaaatgttacagaCGTTGATATCGATACAATCGTGGACTCGCAAGTTGTTACGTCGGatccaataaaagaaatatacgcTAACGATTCGATGAAGGTTACTATAGATGATCAAAATATTATACCTCCTAAATCTTTGCATACAGTCATGGAAAAGACTGAGAAAGATTCAAGCGTAACTGAAATCGCTACGCCTGAAAGCACAGTTGTGGAAGAAGCAGCAGCTTGA